From Paenibacillus sp. FSL H8-0537:
GAGCAGCAACGTTTCTAACGTATTATTATACGGACGTCATGGGACTTGCCGCAGGCGCAATTGGAACGATGATGCTGATAGCCCGTATATTGGATGCCTTCCTTGACGTCGGTGTAGGGGCATTGGTAGACAAAACGAAAAATAAGCATGGTAAAGCACGTCCATGGCTGCTATGGATGATGATCCCGTTTGCCGCTTCAGGCGTACTGCTCTTTACTTTCCCGGATGTAGGACCAGGCGGAGCCCTCGTCTATGCCTATGTCACTTATTTGCTCATGAACTTTATTTACTCGTTCATTAACATTCCTTATGGGGTGTTGAACTCGCTTATTACGCAAGACGGTTACCAGCGCTCGGTGCTCAACATCGTTCGTATGCTTGGTGCGCTTGCAGGGGCAATCGGTGTCAGCTTCGCTACTCAGCCACTGGTACAAGCATTTGGCGGCGGGGAAAAAGGCTGGATTTTAACCTTCTCCCTGTATGGCGTTCTGTCGCTCTTTATGTTCTACATCACTTTTAAATCGACGCGTGAGCGCGTAAAACCATCCGTGTCCCAAAAAGAAATTCCTTTCAAGCAAGGCTTGGGAGCGTTATTCCGCAATAAATATTGGGCGATTATGCTGATGTTTGCTGTCATTGTGTATACAAACAACGGCATGAGTGGATTGAACATTTATTACGCACAATATTTGCTGAAGGATGCTGGATTGCTGGGTATTCTCAGCTTTGCCGGATTGATTCCAATTGCAATTGGTTTGTTCTTGATTGCTCCGATTATTAAAAGGTATGGTAAACGGAACGTTGCAATTGTCGGAAGCTTTATTATGATTTTAGGCTCGCTAGTCGTATTGATTGATCCAACGAATGTAACCTTTGTTATTCTTGGATTGGTAATCAAGGCGCTTGGTATGACGCCAATCATTGGTACGATTTTTGCCATGCTGGCAGATACCGTAGAATACGGCGAATGGAAAACAGGCGTACGTACAGAAGGGCTCGTATACAGTGCAGGAAGCTTTGGTACAAAAGCAGGCAGTGGTCTTGGCGCAGCCATTATTGGCTGGGGGCTGGCGATTGGCGGCTATATTGGCGGACAAGAATCGATTAGCTCTGCCGCAAGCGGTGCGATTCACTTCATGTTTATTTACTTGCCGATTATTTTGGCGGTTATCCAGATTGTCATCCTGTATTTCCATAAGCTCGATAAATTGTATCCGCAAATTGTTGCTGATCTGAAGGCTGTTAATAAAGGTTAATAAGAGGTAATAAACAATTATTTTATAAGTTGAACGTAAGAAAGCGATGGGGAGTGGAGCAACGGAGAGAAAGGTTGGAACTGGAGAGAGCGATAGCGTCCGCCTTTGTTTTCAGATTTCATCCTCAAAGAGGAATAAAAGAAAGAAATCAGAAAACAACAGCGGCTGGAAGTCCAACCTTTCTCGCAGTTGCGATCATAGCCCCATGCTAATCAATTGTTCAACTTATAAAGAATGAAAGGTGCTGGAAAACGATGAAATCACATGACACGTTAACGAAACAAAATGGCTTTAATGTGTTGTTTGCGAAAGAATTCACGACGCTTGCATCTTCTTTCGAATCCGAGATCCGCGTCATTTGGCAAGCGAAAAACATTATTTCCGATGGCAAAAGCATTTTGGGCCTAATGGCGCTTGATATTATGAAGGGCACCCCGATTAAGCTTACTGCTGAAGGTCCAGATGAGGATCAGGCGATCGAGAAATTGGCTGCTTTATTCGAAAGCCACGAATAAGGAATGCACGCGTTCAGCAAAGCAGAGAAAATAGTACAGTAAATAAACCATAAAAGCAGGGAGAGGAAAACCTCACTCTGCTTTTTTTATTGAATTTAATTGAAATCGAATGACAATTATATTTTTTAAATTAATCATTGTTTAATATGGTCGAAAAGGGCATTTATTATTAAAAAATGGCATCCGTTTAATTGTGTCAGATGTTTGAAAACTGTGCTATTATTATCGGAAAGCACCCAAAAAGCAGCGCCCCCACTATAGGGGCTGTTTTTTTATAGAGAAATCATGAGTGGTATTGCCTTGTTGCAGCGGTCGTTCGCCACATCACGATGCAAGATAGCGTAGAGAGGGATGAAGGTCATCATGGCAGTGTTTCAGTATAATCCGGAGCGTCCCTTTCGTGATGACCCGGATATGTATTTGCTTTATTGGGGCAAAGAGGCTTGTAAGCCTTGCCATCTCGTAGGGCCGATTGTTAGGGAAAACTTTAAAATGCATTTTATCCATAGAGGAAAAGGGACTGTGAAGGTGGCGGGCAAAACCTACACGCTGACAGCCGGACAAGCATTCCTCATTTATCCGCAGGTGCTTATTTCCTATGAATCGGACGAGGAGGACCCTTGGACGTATTCCTGGATCGGTTTTTTTGGAGAGCAGGCGGCCCAAATTATCGCTCGGACAGCGATTACGCCAGAAAACCCCGTATTTCCCATGGATATGAAGCTGATGCCAACGTTGTATGATCAGTTAACGGAAGCGGTCGCCCACCGAGCCAGCAGTGAATTGCGCCTTCAAGCTATTTTGTATGAGTTTTTGTCGCTGCTTGTCGAGTTCGTTCCTTTAACGGACAGCAATAGCAGTAATGCCGCGCGCAAGCAGGAAGCCTACATTCACCGAAGCATGGAGTTTCTACACGCCCATTACAGTGAACGAATTACGATGGAGCAGCTTGCTGATGTGCTCGGTCTGGATCGCAAATATTTGTCTTTTCTGTTCAAAGAGGCTGTAGGCATGCCGCCACAGCAGTATTTGCTTAACTATCGCATGAATAAAGCCTGTGAGCTGCTCGGCAAGGGCATATACAGCATCAGTGAGGTGGCGCGTTCCGTAGGGTATCAAGATGCGCTGCTTTTTTCTAAAATGTTCAAAAAGGTAAAGGGAACACCTCCGCGCAATTTTGAATAGCTCATTAAAAAAAGACATTATTCCATAAATATCATCCTTGCTGACATAGGATTCATAGTCGTTTCCCGCTACAATAGGTTTATATTCAACCTGAGGGGGAACAAATGAATGAGCTATTTGGCAAGTCATAATCGATATGACACTATGACATATAATCGAAGTGGAAGAAGCGGACTGAAGCTGCCCGCTATTTCGTTAGGGCTGTGGCATAATTTTGGCGGTATTGATTCGGTAGAGAAGGGCAGAGAAATGGTAAGACGGGCATTCGACCTCGGAATAACACATTTCGACCTGGCGAATAACTACGGTCCGCCTCCGGGCTCGGCTGAGCAAACGTTCGGCAGCATTTTGAAAGCGGACTTTGCAGCTTACCGCGATGAGTTGATCATTTCGACCAAAGCCGGTTACGGCATGTGGGAAGGGCCTTATGGCGATTTTGGCTCCAAAAAATATTTGGTGTCCAGCCTTGACCAAAGCTTGAAGCGGATGGGACTCGATTATGTTGATATATTCTATCATCACCGTCCAGATCCAAATACGCCGCTGGAAGAAACGATGGCTGCGCTTGACCTGATTGTGCGCCAAGGAAAGGCGCTGTATGTCGGCCTGTCCAACTATAAGCCGGAGCAGACGCGTGAGGCATCGCGCATTTTGAAGCAGTTGGGCACACCTTGTCTGATTCACCAGCCAAGCTACTCAATGATTAATCGCCATGTTGAGGATGGTTTGCTGGATGTGCTGGACGAGGAGGGTATTGGCTCCATCGTATTCTCCCCGCTTGCGAAGGGCATGCTGAGCGATCGCTATTTGAATGGCATTGCTCCGGATTCTCGCGCGGCTGGCCCAAGCGTATTTTTGCGCCCAGAGGAAATTACCGATGAGCTTATCGCTAAGCTGCGCCAACTGAATGAACTGGCGGCTGGCCGTGGCCAGAAGCTGTCGCAAATGGCACTCGCATGGGTACTGCGTGGCGGAAGAGTGACTTCTGCGCTTATTGGTGCAAGTAAAGTCAGCCAGATTGAGGATGCCGTTCAGGCGCTTGCTGTTGCTCATTTCACCGATGAAGAGCTGACGCTGATCGATCAGATTTTGCAATAGGCATAGGGAGATGAGGCAATGGCTATAAAGGCGCAAGCATTCATCCATCGAGTGCTGCTGACGCTTAAGGCACATCTTGTAGAGGATGCCGATGGTGTCTATTATGAGCGTTTCCTTCATGCGGACAAGCAGGCAGGCCGAACTGATGTTTATGGAACGGCAGATGCCGCCAATCTGTTATACACGGTTAACGGAATGCCGGAGCTGGAGGCGGATAAAGCCGCCTGGGTAAAGGAACTGCAAAGCTTTCAGGAGCAAGGCAGCGGCATGTTCCGCGGGCTTTACCATAATGAGCTGCATAGCGCGGCTTTCGCAATATCGGCTCTAGAGCTTTTTGATGGAAAGCCACTCTATCCGCTTCAGAAATTTGCAGCCTATAGAAGCAAAGAGGGGCTTTACGAATTGCTGGAGCAGCTGGATTGGATACAGCAGCCTTGGGGAGAATCGCAGAAGGGTTCTGGCGTCTTCGCAAGTCTGGTGCTCGCGCAGGAAGTAGACTCTGTGTGGGAAACCTGGTACTTCGACTGGTTGAAGGAGCAGGCAGATCCGGCAACGGGCTTGTGGCGTAAAGGCTGCATTGTCGATGGAGATGGCGAGCTGCGTGGTGCGCCGCTGTTTCATCATTTGGCCGGCAGCTTTCATTACCTGTTTAATATGGCTTATCGCAATCAGCCGATTCCATATGTGGAGGCGCTGGTCGATACTTGCATCGCCTTGTTCCGCAGCAAGCAGTGGGAGCAGCCGAAGGAGCAGCTTTCTTTTTTCGAAATCGATTGGGTATACGTGCTGGGGAGCTGCCTGAAGCAAACCGATTATCGACGGGATGAAGTGCTGGCTGTTATTCGTGAATCGGCAGCACCGTTCCTTGCCTATATCGAGAAATTGGGAGAACAATCGCCAGCAGAGCCGTTTGAAGACCTGCATTCGCTATGCGGCGCCGTAAGCGGCCTTGCAGTCATTCAACAGCTGGCACCCGAGCTTGTCCTTACTGATCGCCCGCTCCAGCTTGTATTGGATCGCAGGCCGTTCATTTAACGGTCTGTCTATTGAGCTTTTAATTTCTTTTATGTTTCGGTTTCTTCTACGGCATTTTGTGAAGACTTCCGAAAATTTTGTGGAAAAAAAGAGAGACGAATGCATAGTGCCGTGAAACCTTTGGAAAATGGGTTTCACGGCTTTTTTACATTCTTTATTGAAAAAAAACTTGATGAGCAGGAGTTGAGTTTGACTCTTGCTTTTGTTTATCAAGCAAGCGGGAGTAAATAACGAAGAAATAGAATTGTGAGAGAAGCTGCAAATGTATCTACTAATCCAGTTTGAAAACTTTAAAAATTTTGGAATTTTTGGTAAGATTGTGGAGGTCTTTCGCGATTTTACTTTCAGTTAAGAAAACTAAAAAGATGATTAGGAGCGTGTAATAATGACAAGATTTCGTAAGAAAATTAGCTTTTTACTACTGTGTCTTGTAATAGTATTACCTACAATCGCTTCAGCAAGCACCAATAGTGGGGATGGTGCTGTAAGCGCTCTAGATGAGAGTGCATTCTATGACGCAGCAGGTAATATAATTGAGGTGTTAGAAGAACGGGTACAGTTGAGTCGATGGAATTAGAATCATGGGAACTGGCAATAACACATTTAACCACATGAAATCGAAAGGTAGAACCTACAGTTTTGTGATTCAGCCTATGCTGACCTCAGGGGTTTCAACCATTTTTGTAGTCGGCGCTCAATACTTGTTCATGTGGTTCGATTATGGACAATTATTCGCGAATGAGTTATTTGTGAAGGGCATTAAATCAGGATGGTATGTTATTTTGTCCCTATTTATAGTAATGTATACTGCACTAGCCATTATAAACGTAATCAGATGGGAATATCATAAGAGAAAATCGAACTAAAACTTATAGCAGCCGCGTCACACGCCGCCGAAGAAGCCTCTCGATTATCGTGAGGCTTCTTCAAGCATAAAACAACATATCGCAAGGCATCTGCACAGCTATGCCGCACGGCATGATCCTGGTCACATTCTAAATTGGGAGAGGCTTTCTTATGAAGAAAGTGATACATTACCCTTCGTAATAATGGCGGCGATCTGTTCCTCGCTGCTGTAGATCGTCTGTTTCTTATCCAAAATGCCTTGCTGCAGCGTCAGTAGTTTAGCGAAGGAGCGCGAAGCTGCTGCGGTATCGCCTTTCTTCACGGACTGGGTCAATAGCTTGCCTTCGGCCGTTATAAGCTTGCGGCTGCTGGATATGCTGCTTTTGGCAGAACGGATCTTAATGCGCTGTGAGGAAGCTGTCTCTAATATGGCGCGTGTCTGCTTCGCTTTCAGCACTGTGGCGGCCTTAAGCTTGCTGTAGGCCTCGGTTTTATTTTTAATATCCAGCTTGGCGAGCTGGACGGCTTGCTTCGTTTGCGCCAGCTGTGCCTTCAGCACGGCATTCAGCTCCTTGCTTTGCAGCAGCTTGGCGGCTTCCTGCTGCTTTCGCAGCGAAGCATACAGGTCAAAGAGCGGCTGATAGCGCTCCTTCGTCTGCTTAACGTCAGCCGCCAGCTGGGCAAGCTTCTCCTCATTCAACTGCTTGATGCGCTGCCGGATGGCAACAAGCGCTTCTTCATTGCGATAGTGGCTGGCGGTGATTTTCCCCTCCCAAGTGTCTTCCTGCTGCTGGGCGGACAGCAGGCTGTCGTATTGCTTCTTGAGCTGGGAGGCTGACGCGGAGTCGGCACTAGCGGTCAGCTTGTCGAAGGCTGTCTGAACGGTCGGCGAAAAGGGCAAGATCGATGTGGCAGCGGTGGAGACAGATGGCAGCGTTAAAAATAAGGATAATGCGATAAGGCTGGTAAACAGATGCAGCGGCTTGAAAATAAACAAAGTGGAGCCCTCCTTTAAAATGATGGTAATCAAGCGAAAAAGAAAAGACGTTGAAGGGCAGCGATAGAGGGCATAGTCCCGAATGTACGCAAAAAAGCACCCGCAAGAAGGACGCCTGAGGCGTCTTCTCTTACGGGTGCTTCCATCGTAAGCCGCTGCTATTCAAATAATTATTTCCAAATATACTAAAAGGAAGGCCATTCGTCAAGCTCTTTCGGAAGGGCTGTTCCCCCTGCCCATTCTCCTGTATGATAGTAGGAAAAGAGACGAAAGGGAGGACGCGGCGAATGAATGTACCTATAGGCGTTTGGATTTTTGCCGGAATAATCGTTATTTTGCTGACATGGATGACACTTTGGGTAACGAAAAAAGCGTATTCGAAAAAATGGGACGATTCCGATCAGGATATAGGGACGTAGATCGACGAGCCCACATTTTCACAAGGAGTGTGCGTCACAAGTCACACGTCGCAATAGCCTGTTCTTAAGCTAAGGCTGAAATTTCAGCAGCTCAGGATCGATGGCAGGAACGAGCCCTTCCTGCGCAGCGCGGTTCAGCAGCGTCGTAATTGCCTCGTAACCGCTATGGCCAAGGTTGGCAGTGAAGTCATTCACGTATAGATCAATGTGCGCCTTCGCAACGGCCGCGTCCATCTCTTGGGCATGCTGCATGACGTATTCGCGAGGCGCCTCGGGATTGGCCCATGCATAAGCGACTGAAGCCTGAATCCACTTCGTAATGGCAGGCAGATCGAGTGAGCGGCGGGCGATGATGGCTCCGAGCGGTATAGGCAGTCCCGTGTCGGATTCCCACCAGCTGCCCAGATCCGTCATCATGGATAGGCCAAAGCTTGGATACGTGAAACGCGCCTCATGGATGACAAGGCCAGCATCAATATGTCCGTCGCGAACGGCAGGCATAATTTCATGGAATGGCATGATGACGATATCGCCTACCCCTCCTGGAACGTGCTTAGCGGCCCAAAGCCTGAACAGCAAATAAGCAGTGGAACGGTCGCTTGGCACCGCTACGCGTTTGCCTGACAACGCTGCCGCATCTGTGCGGGTTCCGGCTGTCAAGACGAGCGGGCCGCAGCCTCTGCCGAGCGCACCGCCGCATGGAAGCAGGGCATAATCTTCCAGCACCCATGGGAGGGCAGCGTAGGAAACTTTCAGCACATCAAGCGGGCTGTCGCCACTGGCTGCCAGACGATTGGTGATGTCGATATCGGCATACGTAATTTCCAGCTCTGGTGCATCCGGGATAAGCCCATGCGCCCAAGCGTGAAAGACGAAAGTATCATTCGGACATGGAGAAAAAGCGATTTTCATACAAGCACCTCCAATAGT
This genomic window contains:
- a CDS encoding 1,4-dihydroxy-6-naphthoate synthase, with amino-acid sequence MKIAFSPCPNDTFVFHAWAHGLIPDAPELEITYADIDITNRLAASGDSPLDVLKVSYAALPWVLEDYALLPCGGALGRGCGPLVLTAGTRTDAAALSGKRVAVPSDRSTAYLLFRLWAAKHVPGGVGDIVIMPFHEIMPAVRDGHIDAGLVIHEARFTYPSFGLSMMTDLGSWWESDTGLPIPLGAIIARRSLDLPAITKWIQASVAYAWANPEAPREYVMQHAQEMDAAVAKAHIDLYVNDFTANLGHSGYEAITTLLNRAAQEGLVPAIDPELLKFQP
- a CDS encoding HPr family phosphocarrier protein, with translation MKSHDTLTKQNGFNVLFAKEFTTLASSFESEIRVIWQAKNIISDGKSILGLMALDIMKGTPIKLTAEGPDEDQAIEKLAALFESHE
- a CDS encoding AraC family transcriptional regulator; the protein is MAVFQYNPERPFRDDPDMYLLYWGKEACKPCHLVGPIVRENFKMHFIHRGKGTVKVAGKTYTLTAGQAFLIYPQVLISYESDEEDPWTYSWIGFFGEQAAQIIARTAITPENPVFPMDMKLMPTLYDQLTEAVAHRASSELRLQAILYEFLSLLVEFVPLTDSNSSNAARKQEAYIHRSMEFLHAHYSERITMEQLADVLGLDRKYLSFLFKEAVGMPPQQYLLNYRMNKACELLGKGIYSISEVARSVGYQDALLFSKMFKKVKGTPPRNFE
- a CDS encoding MFS transporter, with protein sequence MSANQTASGVQDDAYHKVRWSERIGYGFGDAASNLIFTGAATFLTYYYTDVMGLAAGAIGTMMLIARILDAFLDVGVGALVDKTKNKHGKARPWLLWMMIPFAASGVLLFTFPDVGPGGALVYAYVTYLLMNFIYSFINIPYGVLNSLITQDGYQRSVLNIVRMLGALAGAIGVSFATQPLVQAFGGGEKGWILTFSLYGVLSLFMFYITFKSTRERVKPSVSQKEIPFKQGLGALFRNKYWAIMLMFAVIVYTNNGMSGLNIYYAQYLLKDAGLLGILSFAGLIPIAIGLFLIAPIIKRYGKRNVAIVGSFIMILGSLVVLIDPTNVTFVILGLVIKALGMTPIIGTIFAMLADTVEYGEWKTGVRTEGLVYSAGSFGTKAGSGLGAAIIGWGLAIGGYIGGQESISSAASGAIHFMFIYLPIILAVIQIVILYFHKLDKLYPQIVADLKAVNKG
- a CDS encoding aldo/keto reductase, with the protein product MSYLASHNRYDTMTYNRSGRSGLKLPAISLGLWHNFGGIDSVEKGREMVRRAFDLGITHFDLANNYGPPPGSAEQTFGSILKADFAAYRDELIISTKAGYGMWEGPYGDFGSKKYLVSSLDQSLKRMGLDYVDIFYHHRPDPNTPLEETMAALDLIVRQGKALYVGLSNYKPEQTREASRILKQLGTPCLIHQPSYSMINRHVEDGLLDVLDEEGIGSIVFSPLAKGMLSDRYLNGIAPDSRAAGPSVFLRPEEITDELIAKLRQLNELAAGRGQKLSQMALAWVLRGGRVTSALIGASKVSQIEDAVQALAVAHFTDEELTLIDQILQ